From the Paenibacillus sp. FSL H8-0548 genome, one window contains:
- a CDS encoding S-layer homology domain-containing protein — MRVARKSGIFMLALLLFIASNYLGMEAVAAAVSSPNTTVLQNDFIKITVDNNTGRFGIRTVEGQPVRKKDQNVDMLFRGDDPETSFTTFKIDGTDYIFGNPYKFAANFFSETTTPKIIQNINGTKQIETTWKIKGVEIKQILMLYMDSADKQNAGNVNIRYEVVNKSGAEVALGSRILLDTMVGGNDGPQFQIGTAYKSPLLVERKLVHDPEKLGIPEEDQAYYKIPAYWVMRDKLELDNPLATNVMAYGFNNIAEANINIVDEMTVAHWNNLANTKWDYTPNPNLDFTRDTNDYGTADSALAFYWNPKKLAKQATQTFETIYGLGEIVAPDKVFSIRYMDPVQQLATLPDGSNYVDEGVFEITAEIENLAMYNMEHTQIEASMTLQSGLSFVQLDKFGKIMRDENNNIKTEASRKFVKEPMKKTPTPEESDEGIEPKYQPGDTETVTFVVQAKGRPWPTTREYMLNVKSPETQLALEEKTGVVIEKDETGKEKEENVDQDLRAQYESTKKNFILLPPIGEAVPTYVYAISPSELYSTDVKYMTVNLSNIEAYNTGNETIAPNFDIYLKEKVTGNRYKVDTKNSVILQPGADGFSGDMRITYRGGDLVDDKGNVIVADLGPELPLGEYQVQIDFKGDTGGDEEIAAMYDITTNQIFLVTDNEETRIREANILAIFKQEVDLSFVTPNVSGALLDSINEAFPGEPFKSGTDLYTAVTKYKEAKTIVGMASKASDPEFDLGEYLDPESLKEVAAYQYQLFESEEALEEFFGEEDGPEQLVVIRGMIKQVGTGDEQQIVVDTKTEPAIINEAVAYTGKNIVLVPGKLELGLFTKESNNNSVKDIPFFDTLIVKGDGILSVANSGFVFHQGEWTLDFYNGFNKSLGEGYFVNDEELPDSEDNEEDDSENGSLDWAVGGLGDAINPLRRLMIETVYFNKHSLFAAPSFSIDGFGLSFNDFILRQGGISFGGSISLKIIEAEMRNVVFNDKGFVGIDAALKFNLDQDLGLFGASKDDKGDDESSTASGRINIVHFVQPVEDVENQYGLQFKADLKDMVEVEIELSLKKVADGRILPDVIAFGTSLPDPGVLITGATYLTKIRGAVRELADTIAGGSKKDPFPLVVQAGVSLKFGIAPAYFFGDIDLTVKRTGIKVEGKMDYSPNPKPKDDDLIPMLTRAMIEAQWVTPWFVRMEAEVDIGGWEVIIGKVGIFVGQNLEKNRIDFEGFIGARVQIPSSVPVVGGMPLASVFLGVNNDKLWGSVGILFISIGITYYWGGGVEFGTSGENLPEGFIHMIIEDPEKGPRLMVIGQGIQTLATSWLDTEKDTQGITYRKVSDGVSVLDTGSMGIGIGGIAVKNSGRVHEIPLSGVSGNAMIEMEYTSKDIPSFTLKDSKGKLYPVIFDNTNTNPNANAFIQHITADQSVDGVDSRKAYIIIPQDRAAAGGTWTLTSVSAVESRLLNIPTTPELTDISLKKNTADANSFTAAWNASNAHAGDTISLYLTEDAVADAKSVSPGSDQVLEPGEPGLLIAKDIPVDQNGSKTGNTTSGSMTLDVTKVSMLGDVEDIRGLLQQGNYYLRAELKSEGAYGTKTSAERFEIIDPLAPQQVGDVIIKPAGNGLFALSFKPAKKKAGHESFEHSYAIEALRERGGALESYPEFGEILFTEAELAPYWNEKSGSYEGILVGGWAATSTSDEVNKESLAGLVNTEIPVTYTGLEVGKDYVISVAAVTKPTKNADKNENYHFAGNVNSALKFLPVPVKPKLTASSTAGGLDTSKVYLELLTNEVEQSINLTANQSDVEIEAFYADQSIGKASMKNNGSVSSGTLSFDQFKTDGPYAIELVATNKVTQDVSVTMLYLTVDTLAPVLYIDEPITGARTGGGLIQVAGTTTKETLLTVNGTKLEVADDGTFSGMVPVKGSEATAPLHFVAKDKAGNENTATVVVTNSSFQVPAALVLKPIGDIKPGDSTAIKAVLKYADGKDGAGKPKFTEKDIPPADLGRLSFTVSMGDSVNVTETGLVTGLAVGASLIEAEYHLSDDVSLTAMAAATVELPEQTSLRTISAALSPIGGDTAKTLATIGSAGDMTGQQMVYKVYPQGSAIVLPAFGEDISDWSHFPQNGQITAKSGEMIVIAARTSSTKKVMAVSAKLAANIWSPGGGGGIGGIVLPGEVPQEGQTEMMINGKTVELEREQGGVSIDLTQAEVQAAGDGNITITSTDRTIASYTIRMDASTAQKAVSAKKSISISLPMGQLVLTPDMLIDLKEDFVLTISTNGEAGRSASGSLAKQVGAVLLGDGQGVTISANLPASSWSSYLPIQVAIPEAIQAKEITAVVLQSADGSWTTVPWKLGGTTAAPSLDIQLTGEGKLIFLSNTKAFGDVRDGYWGQKDINEAASKLFVLGKGNGRFEPESTVTRAEYPTILLRVAGLMNLTAQESFKDVKSGAWYERSVSIAAKLGIVNGLADGSFAPAAALNRMEAMAMVGRLLTSLGRGGDISAEEADQILQAFNDKDSIPEWAKLSVALTIKHGIILGDNNNVNPDKSLTRAQAAAIATRLDQFITNR, encoded by the coding sequence GTGAGAGTAGCTAGAAAAAGCGGCATATTCATGCTCGCCTTGTTATTATTTATAGCTTCAAACTATTTAGGCATGGAAGCTGTTGCGGCTGCAGTAAGCAGTCCCAACACAACAGTGCTTCAGAACGATTTCATTAAAATTACGGTAGATAACAATACTGGTCGCTTCGGGATTCGTACGGTAGAGGGACAGCCGGTGCGCAAGAAGGATCAAAACGTCGACATGCTCTTCCGCGGCGATGATCCAGAAACCTCGTTTACGACGTTCAAAATTGACGGCACGGATTATATTTTCGGTAATCCTTATAAATTCGCTGCCAATTTCTTCTCGGAGACGACAACGCCGAAGATTATTCAAAATATTAACGGTACAAAGCAAATCGAAACAACTTGGAAAATCAAGGGTGTCGAGATTAAACAAATTTTGATGCTTTATATGGACAGTGCCGACAAACAAAATGCCGGTAACGTCAACATTCGTTATGAGGTAGTTAACAAAAGCGGTGCGGAAGTCGCACTCGGCAGCCGGATTTTGCTAGATACGATGGTGGGCGGCAATGACGGTCCACAGTTTCAGATCGGAACGGCATACAAATCGCCACTGTTAGTAGAGAGAAAGCTTGTGCATGATCCTGAGAAGCTCGGTATTCCAGAGGAAGATCAAGCTTATTATAAAATACCAGCCTATTGGGTGATGAGGGACAAGCTGGAGCTTGATAACCCATTGGCAACCAATGTAATGGCTTACGGTTTTAACAATATTGCGGAAGCCAATATCAACATCGTTGATGAAATGACGGTCGCACATTGGAACAACCTGGCGAATACAAAGTGGGATTACACTCCGAATCCGAATCTAGATTTCACAAGAGATACGAATGACTACGGAACGGCCGATTCGGCGTTAGCTTTCTATTGGAATCCGAAGAAGCTGGCGAAGCAAGCAACGCAAACCTTCGAAACAATATATGGACTGGGTGAAATCGTAGCGCCGGATAAGGTATTCTCGATTCGCTACATGGACCCTGTGCAGCAGCTTGCTACACTGCCTGATGGAAGCAATTATGTCGATGAAGGTGTTTTTGAAATAACAGCTGAGATTGAGAATTTGGCGATGTATAACATGGAGCATACTCAGATTGAAGCTTCGATGACGCTGCAAAGTGGACTGAGTTTTGTGCAACTCGATAAATTCGGGAAAATTATGCGGGATGAAAACAACAATATTAAAACGGAAGCTTCACGGAAATTTGTGAAAGAGCCTATGAAAAAGACGCCTACGCCGGAAGAATCGGATGAAGGTATAGAGCCTAAATATCAACCAGGTGATACAGAGACGGTTACTTTTGTTGTACAGGCAAAAGGCAGACCATGGCCAACTACGAGAGAGTATATGCTGAACGTAAAAAGCCCGGAAACTCAGCTAGCTCTCGAAGAAAAAACAGGTGTAGTCATTGAAAAAGATGAAACCGGAAAAGAGAAGGAAGAAAATGTAGATCAGGACCTCCGGGCACAATATGAGTCTACTAAGAAAAACTTCATCTTGCTGCCCCCAATTGGCGAAGCGGTGCCGACTTATGTCTATGCAATCTCGCCTTCCGAGCTGTACAGCACGGATGTGAAGTACATGACTGTAAACCTCTCTAATATTGAGGCTTACAATACGGGTAATGAGACCATCGCTCCGAATTTTGATATTTATTTAAAAGAAAAAGTTACGGGTAATCGCTACAAGGTGGATACAAAAAACTCGGTCATTTTGCAGCCGGGAGCCGATGGATTCTCCGGGGATATGCGTATTACGTACCGGGGCGGCGACCTTGTAGATGATAAGGGCAATGTAATAGTAGCGGATTTGGGACCTGAGCTGCCGCTCGGCGAATATCAGGTTCAAATTGATTTTAAAGGTGATACAGGCGGCGATGAGGAAATTGCGGCGATGTACGACATTACGACAAATCAAATCTTCCTTGTAACGGATAATGAAGAAACACGTATCAGGGAAGCGAATATTTTGGCGATTTTTAAGCAAGAGGTGGATTTGAGCTTCGTAACGCCTAACGTAAGCGGGGCTTTGTTGGATTCTATCAATGAAGCTTTTCCGGGAGAACCTTTTAAATCTGGAACGGATCTTTATACGGCAGTAACGAAGTATAAAGAAGCGAAAACGATTGTGGGCATGGCGAGTAAAGCAAGCGACCCTGAGTTTGATTTGGGAGAATATTTGGACCCGGAATCATTGAAGGAAGTAGCAGCTTACCAGTATCAGCTTTTTGAATCAGAGGAAGCACTCGAAGAGTTTTTCGGTGAAGAGGATGGACCCGAGCAGCTGGTTGTCATTCGGGGTATGATCAAGCAGGTCGGTACGGGTGATGAGCAGCAGATTGTTGTTGATACGAAGACGGAGCCGGCAATCATTAACGAAGCAGTCGCTTATACAGGCAAAAACATCGTTTTGGTTCCAGGGAAGCTGGAACTTGGTTTGTTCACTAAGGAGTCGAATAACAACAGTGTTAAGGATATTCCATTTTTCGATACGCTTATCGTTAAGGGCGACGGTATTTTGAGCGTAGCGAACAGCGGATTTGTTTTTCATCAAGGGGAATGGACTTTAGATTTCTATAACGGATTCAATAAGTCGCTGGGCGAAGGCTACTTTGTCAATGACGAGGAATTGCCGGACAGCGAAGATAATGAAGAGGATGATAGCGAAAACGGATCGCTCGACTGGGCAGTTGGCGGACTAGGAGATGCGATTAACCCGCTTCGCAGGCTGATGATTGAGACGGTTTACTTCAACAAGCATAGCTTGTTTGCGGCACCGAGCTTCTCTATTGATGGCTTTGGGCTCTCCTTCAACGATTTTATTTTGAGACAGGGCGGCATTTCGTTCGGCGGCTCCATTTCGTTGAAAATAATCGAAGCTGAGATGCGTAACGTTGTATTTAATGATAAAGGCTTCGTGGGGATTGATGCCGCGCTGAAGTTCAACCTGGATCAAGATCTTGGTTTATTCGGAGCATCCAAGGATGACAAGGGTGATGATGAATCCAGCACTGCGAGTGGAAGAATCAATATCGTGCATTTTGTTCAGCCGGTGGAGGATGTTGAAAACCAATATGGCTTGCAATTCAAGGCCGACCTGAAGGATATGGTCGAGGTTGAGATTGAGCTGTCCTTGAAGAAGGTAGCGGATGGTCGGATATTGCCTGATGTCATCGCTTTTGGCACAAGCTTGCCTGACCCCGGTGTACTTATTACCGGCGCGACTTATTTGACAAAAATTAGAGGAGCGGTGCGCGAGCTAGCCGATACGATTGCCGGCGGCTCTAAGAAGGACCCGTTCCCGCTCGTCGTGCAGGCAGGCGTTAGCTTGAAGTTTGGCATCGCGCCAGCTTATTTCTTTGGTGATATCGACCTGACCGTGAAGCGGACAGGAATCAAAGTTGAAGGAAAGATGGATTACTCTCCAAATCCTAAACCGAAGGATGACGACCTCATTCCAATGCTGACCAGAGCAATGATTGAAGCACAATGGGTCACGCCATGGTTTGTAAGGATGGAAGCCGAGGTTGATATTGGCGGTTGGGAAGTTATTATCGGCAAAGTAGGTATATTTGTCGGCCAAAACCTGGAGAAGAACCGCATTGATTTCGAAGGTTTTATCGGAGCGAGGGTTCAAATTCCAAGCAGCGTGCCAGTCGTTGGCGGCATGCCGCTGGCAAGCGTGTTCCTGGGTGTGAATAATGACAAACTGTGGGGGAGCGTAGGCATTCTGTTCATTTCGATCGGCATTACCTACTATTGGGGCGGTGGTGTTGAATTCGGAACCTCCGGCGAAAATCTGCCAGAGGGCTTCATCCATATGATCATCGAGGACCCAGAGAAAGGTCCGCGCTTGATGGTTATTGGACAAGGCATACAGACGCTTGCTACTTCATGGCTGGATACAGAGAAGGATACACAGGGAATTACGTATCGCAAAGTATCGGATGGCGTAAGTGTATTGGATACCGGCTCCATGGGTATCGGCATTGGCGGCATCGCTGTCAAAAACAGCGGCAGAGTGCATGAAATCCCGTTAAGCGGCGTATCTGGAAATGCCATGATCGAGATGGAATACACATCCAAGGATATCCCAAGTTTTACGCTTAAGGATTCCAAGGGCAAGCTCTATCCGGTTATCTTCGATAACACGAATACGAACCCGAACGCCAATGCGTTCATTCAGCATATTACGGCTGATCAATCCGTGGATGGCGTAGATTCAAGAAAAGCATACATCATTATTCCACAGGACCGCGCAGCAGCAGGCGGCACATGGACGTTAACCTCTGTATCTGCGGTAGAGAGCAGATTGCTCAATATTCCAACGACGCCTGAGCTGACGGATATCAGCTTGAAGAAGAACACTGCAGACGCGAACTCTTTTACGGCAGCGTGGAATGCTTCTAACGCGCATGCAGGAGATACGATCAGCTTGTACTTGACAGAGGATGCTGTGGCTGATGCGAAATCCGTTTCGCCGGGCTCGGATCAGGTTTTAGAGCCAGGAGAGCCGGGGCTTCTCATTGCGAAGGATATTCCGGTGGACCAAAATGGCAGTAAAACAGGAAATACTACGAGCGGCAGCATGACGCTTGACGTCACGAAAGTATCGATGCTTGGCGATGTCGAGGATATTCGTGGCTTATTGCAGCAAGGCAATTACTATTTGCGGGCGGAGCTGAAATCAGAGGGTGCCTACGGTACAAAAACATCCGCTGAGCGCTTTGAAATTATTGATCCGCTTGCACCGCAGCAGGTTGGCGATGTCATCATCAAGCCAGCCGGCAATGGACTATTCGCCTTGTCCTTTAAGCCGGCGAAGAAAAAGGCAGGGCATGAGAGCTTCGAGCACAGCTACGCGATAGAAGCGCTGAGAGAGCGCGGCGGAGCACTTGAATCTTATCCGGAATTTGGCGAGATTTTGTTTACCGAAGCCGAGCTTGCCCCTTATTGGAATGAGAAGTCAGGCAGCTATGAAGGGATTCTCGTTGGGGGCTGGGCGGCGACATCCACATCGGATGAAGTGAATAAGGAAAGTCTCGCAGGACTGGTTAACACAGAGATTCCAGTGACCTACACAGGGCTTGAGGTTGGCAAGGATTATGTCATTTCCGTAGCGGCAGTGACGAAGCCTACGAAAAATGCAGATAAAAATGAAAACTATCATTTTGCCGGCAATGTGAACAGCGCGCTGAAGTTTCTTCCGGTGCCTGTGAAACCGAAGCTTACTGCGAGCTCGACAGCCGGAGGATTAGATACGTCGAAGGTTTATCTGGAGCTGCTCACCAATGAGGTAGAGCAAAGCATTAATCTTACGGCGAATCAAAGCGATGTTGAGATCGAGGCCTTCTATGCCGATCAATCGATTGGCAAGGCAAGCATGAAAAATAATGGTTCGGTCAGCAGCGGCACCTTGTCCTTCGATCAGTTTAAGACGGATGGCCCGTATGCGATTGAGCTGGTGGCAACGAATAAGGTCACGCAGGATGTATCGGTGACCATGCTTTATTTGACCGTAGATACGTTAGCGCCTGTGCTCTATATTGATGAGCCAATCACTGGAGCAAGAACAGGCGGCGGACTCATTCAAGTAGCAGGAACGACTACGAAAGAAACGCTTTTAACCGTTAATGGCACAAAGCTTGAGGTTGCGGATGACGGGACGTTTAGCGGTATGGTGCCTGTCAAAGGCAGCGAGGCAACCGCTCCACTCCACTTTGTTGCCAAGGACAAAGCGGGCAATGAAAATACGGCAACCGTAGTTGTCACCAACTCTTCATTCCAAGTGCCAGCTGCATTAGTGCTGAAACCGATTGGCGATATCAAGCCAGGCGACAGCACAGCAATTAAAGCGGTGCTCAAATATGCAGACGGGAAGGACGGAGCGGGCAAGCCGAAGTTTACGGAAAAAGATATTCCGCCAGCTGATCTAGGCCGTCTGAGCTTCACTGTAAGTATGGGGGATTCGGTTAATGTAACGGAGACGGGTCTTGTCACTGGTCTTGCTGTTGGCGCTAGTCTCATAGAAGCGGAGTATCACCTATCGGATGATGTTTCACTGACTGCGATGGCAGCGGCGACAGTAGAATTACCGGAGCAGACCAGCTTAAGAACGATTTCGGCTGCCTTATCTCCTATTGGCGGAGATACCGCGAAAACATTGGCAACGATTGGGTCCGCGGGAGACATGACGGGGCAGCAAATGGTCTATAAGGTGTATCCACAAGGCAGTGCAATCGTGCTTCCAGCCTTTGGGGAAGATATTAGCGACTGGTCGCATTTCCCGCAAAATGGACAAATTACGGCAAAATCCGGGGAAATGATCGTAATTGCAGCTAGAACATCATCGACAAAGAAAGTTATGGCTGTTTCTGCTAAATTAGCAGCAAACATTTGGTCACCAGGCGGCGGTGGTGGAATAGGCGGTATAGTGTTGCCTGGAGAAGTGCCTCAAGAAGGACAAACCGAAATGATGATTAACGGCAAAACCGTTGAATTAGAGCGGGAGCAAGGCGGCGTATCCATCGACCTTACGCAGGCAGAGGTTCAAGCAGCCGGTGATGGAAACATCACGATTACATCTACGGATCGTACGATTGCGAGCTATACCATCCGCATGGATGCGTCTACCGCTCAAAAGGCAGTAAGTGCGAAAAAAAGCATCAGTATCAGCTTGCCAATGGGACAGCTAGTCCTTACTCCAGACATGCTGATTGACTTGAAGGAGGACTTCGTACTAACCATTAGTACGAACGGTGAAGCGGGACGAAGCGCTTCGGGCAGTCTGGCCAAACAAGTGGGCGCAGTCTTGCTCGGTGATGGTCAAGGTGTGACCATCTCGGCTAACCTTCCGGCAAGCAGCTGGAGCAGCTACTTGCCGATACAAGTTGCGATTCCAGAAGCTATTCAAGCGAAGGAAATAACGGCAGTCGTGCTGCAAAGCGCGGACGGAAGCTGGACGACCGTACCTTGGAAGCTTGGCGGAACGACAGCAGCGCCGTCGCTAGACATCCAATTGACAGGTGAAGGAAAGCTGATCTTCCTTAGCAATACGAAAGCGTTCGGCGATGTTCGAGACGGCTATTGGGGCCAGAAGGATATAAACGAAGCTGCCTCCAAGCTGTTCGTGCTCGGCAAGGGCAATGGACGCTTTGAGCCGGAGAGCACGGTTACGAGAGCGGAATATCCGACGATATTGCTTCGGGTAGCGGGACTCATGAACCTTACAGCTCAGGAGAGCTTTAAGGATGTGAAGAGCGGCGCTTGGTATGAGCGAAGCGTGTCGATTGCAGCCAAGCTTGGCATTGTCAACGGCCTCGCGGACGGCAGCTTTGCTCCGGCGGCTGCGCTGAATCGAATGGAAGCCATGGCGATGGTAGGCAGGCTGCTGACATCGCTTGGACGAGGCGGAGATATAAGCGCTGAAGAGGCAGATCAAATCCTGCAAGCGTTCAATGATAAGGATTCCATTCCCGAATGGGCCAAATTGTCGGTGGCATTGACGATTAAACATGGCATTATCCTCGGAGACAATAATAATGTGAATCCGGACAAGTCGCTGACTAGAGCGCAGGCGGCTGCAATTGCGACAAGACTCGACCAATTTATTACCAATCGTTAA